The Leptospira paudalimensis region ATTATTGATTTGGTTTTCTTTGATGTACTCATCCACTTGTTTTAAGACATCTGGATTTTCTTCTAATTCGAGTAATAATCCCTTACTTCCTTCAGAAGTTCTTTCCTTTTTGATTTTATGTTCTGCCATCATGATCGGACGAAAATCTGCCGGAGCCGCTGCCATCACAAGTAAAGTATCATCCAACATTTGAGATAAAACTGTATCTCGAAGTTGCATTGTTGTTTCCACTTCTAAGTTCTGTTTGGCGCCAGGAACATTGGCATAACGTTCCAAGGTATTCCCATGGATATAAATCACATCCACTGGGTATTGCAAAAAACACTTTGCAATTTCGTATCCCATTTTTCCAGAAGAAGCATTGGAGATATAACGAACTGGATCAATCCACTCGCGTGTGGGACCAGATGTAATGACAACACGTTTGAATTTTAAATTCATGAATTTTTTTTATGAAGTTCGATGATTTGTTCCATGATGGTTTCGACGGTTGCTAATTTTCCATACCCTTCATCACCACAAACAACAATGCCTTTGTCAGGAGATACAATGTGTACACCATCGGCTTCTAATGTTTTTAAATTCCTTTGAACAGCAGGATGGAGGTACATCCCAGGATTCATGGAAGGTGCCACAAGCACAGGTGAAGTACAAGCGAGGTAAGTCGAAGTCACCAAATCATCAGCGATTCCATTTGCCATTTTTCCTATGATGTTAGCGGAAGCTGGTACAACTGCAAAAACGGATGAAATATTTTTGATTTCAATATGTGCCATCCCTGTATCAAATTCATCAATTCGAACAGGTTTACTGGTTAGGGCTTCAAAGGTAATTTTGCCCACAAACTTAGTGGCGTTAGCCGTCATAATCACTCGCACAGGGTATCCGTTTTTAGTAAGACCTCTAACCAAATCACAAGCTTTGTAAGATGCAATGGAACCTGAGACTGCGATGATGATTTCTTTCATTTACCGATCCTCGTAAGATAATTCCCGTTCCATTTCGGAATCGTGGTCTTCTTCTAATTTCGGTGTGAATAGGATGGAAATGATTTTGTTTCCTTCCATTTTTTTCACTTTGAGGCTGCCCTTTTTGATTTGAACGATACTACCTTCTTTTGGCATATCTTCATTTTTTTCCATAAAGTAACCAGCGATGGTTCGAACCTCTTCCATATCAGATGGTTCTTCGCCTTCTAAAATATCAGTTAAACTAGAAAGTTCGGTTTCTCCATCAAGTGTGATGGTTTTGGTTTTTTTATTTTTGGATGTAACATCTACTTCATCGGTGTCTGTTTCATCCCGAATCTCACCAAAAAATTCTTCAATAATATCCTCTAACGTAAGTAAACCTGAGACTCCACCATATTCATCTATCACGATCGCCATATGTTGTTTTTTCTCTCGGAGTTTTGTCATCACTCGTTCGATGGACATTGATTCAGGAACTTTTACAAAATCCTTTTCCATGATGACAGTGATTTTTTCTTTTTTGCCTTTGGCAGAAAGATGGGCCGCTTGCCATTTTAGAAATTTTTGAACATGGACAATCCCAACAATTTTATCGAGTGTTTGGTTGTAAACTGGGTATCTAGAAAAACTATGTTCTGCAATGAGGGGAAGTAATTTATCAATCGTTGATTCTTGTGGAATTCCAATGATGGAAAGACGATGCGTCATTACATCCTTGGCAGTATGTTCCGAAAAATCAAAAGTCTTTTGGATGAGTTGCATTTCTGCATTATCGATACGACCTTGTTTTCGTTGTTCCTCGATGATGATCATGAGTTCTTCAGCAGAATGGACATATTTATCACCTGTTCGTTGCAAACGGAAGAGAGTGAGAATCCCACCAGCTAATCGGTTCATGACAAATGTTACAGGAAAAAACAAATAATAAAAAAGCCACATGGGAGCAGAAACACCAAGAGCAATTGCTTCGGTATTCTGGATTGCCAATGTTTTAGGAACTAACTCTCCTAAGATGACATGTAGTAAAGTGATGAGTGTGAAGGATACACCAATCGAGATACTGTGGATAGTCACGAGATCCAATTCAATTTGGAACATGTGAAGGAATCCAGAGACAACACTCGCAAATAAAGCCTCGCCGATCCAACCAAGGAGTAAACTGGCGATCGTGATCCCCACTTGGCAAACCGATAACATATCATCGATTTTGGAGACCGCTTTTTTGGTGATATGGGACATGGCCCGGTTTTCTTTGACTAGTTCCTCTAAGCGTGAGGGGCGGATAGATACCATCGCAAACTCTGCAGCGACGAAGAAACCATTGACAAAGACAAGGAGGAAGATGAGAAAGATGCCGATTATTTCCATAGAAACTCGAACACCACTAAAGTTTTAAAATCAGGGTCCATTGTATAATGAGGAACAGAATTAAGTATTTTGGACCGAACTTCTAGTGTCGCCTACAATTTGAGGATATTTTCCAGGAAATCACATGTGAAAACCCGATCAAATGCTTCCTTCGCCCATCACCCAATTCAGAATTTTGCGATCCGATACTACCTTTATGTCACATTTATTGGGCCGTGGAATAAATCCAAACTCCATCTTCTTTGTAAGCCGTTTGTTCTGTTAGGCTTTGTAATGAGATTTGGTCGAGGACAGGAAGTGTTGGAAGGTAACCAATTTTTTTTGTGCCAGAACGAAACCAAAAATGTAACCACTCTTGGTGGAGACCAGGGTCGTTCCATGACTTCCCTAACACTCGTTCGGTGTAGACTATCATTTTAGGAACCGTTCGGTAATCGATCCTGCGGTACAATTTGAGTAACGAAATTTCCTCTGTAGAACCAGTCTCGGATCGGCATGACCAACTGAGGACTGGACCTAAATTGGAAACATTTGCATTTGTTGGGAAGTCCCATAGGTGCAAACGTTCTTTGTCTTTTAATATCCTCGATCCTTCAAAATAAGCAGTATCTACAAGTGTGATTCCTTTTCCATCCAGCGAACGCATATTTGTCGGGCATTTCCAAGAATACAAATTGAGAGGTTTTTGAGTGTCTGTGTTGGGATACAAACTAAAGAAAAAGACAAAGGACTGTTCTTTCATTTCTTTTTTTAGAGAACGAAACAATCCCAACCCAGAATCATTTAAATAAATTTGGATTTTATCATGGTCCTTATTTGCTGAAACAAGTTCTCTCACAACATCTATAATATCAGAAGCATCGGGTCTTTGAGTTCGTACCATTTTCCAATTCAATTGGTTTCGTTTGAAATCTTTGGGATTGAATGTGAAAACATAAAACTCGTCTTTATATGGAAGGAGGAATATGGTAGGAAGTTTAACTGATTCTAATGAACGTGTGTTTTCTTCTTCATTTTTCCTCTGGATTAAATTTTCCGTTTCTCTACTCTCGGCATATGTGGAATCGAAAAACTTAGATTCTCTTGCGGTGGAAAATCCAGATAAAAATTTAAACTGTTGGTTCACATATGGAATTTGGAATAAAGAATGAGGACTCCCCTTTGTATTCCGTTGTGTTTTGACTGAATTGTATTTAAACAATGTATCAAAAAGGCCCCATACATCATTATCATCACGTAAATGGCTGAGAGCATATTCAAAAAACAAATCCGTCGAAAAAGCAAGTGGCCTGTAGTTACGAATGTAATACAAATCTTCGTATGGATGGTTTAATAAATAATCACCGAGTCCATCTTTGATATTTCCATTCACAGGACTTTTTTTTCCAGAAGCGGTATGAGCAAAAATAAATCCAAAATTACGTAGGAACTCAGCCGCATAAAATGCATTTTCTTCATCTAAAATCCCACGGCTTTTTGTGAGTTCAATGGTTGATTTACGATATTCCTTTCGATAAATTTGATTATAACCTTGTAAAATGGTAGCCGCATATTCTAATCGTCTCCATTTTTTTTCCTGAGCCATATAAATGATCTCATCTGTCATCCGAGAAGACAATTCTGGATTTTGATCCATCAACATCTGTGAAATACGAAGTTTGGGCCAAATGTCTGCTTCTGTTAACTTCTCTGGATCTTTGATTTTTTGTAATGCTTTTAGAGCTGATTCTGCACCGTTCACTTTGTACAATGAAACTGAAATCAAATCTTTTACTTCTGCCAAACTCATTGGTTCGTTTAAAAAAGGATGATGAATGTCTGGAGACCAATTGTTTAGATCTAATTTGATATAATAATCTAAGGACTTTTTATAATCTTTTTGGAAATAGGCAAGCG contains the following coding sequences:
- a CDS encoding phosphopantothenoylcysteine decarboxylase domain-containing protein, translated to MNLKFKRVVITSGPTREWIDPVRYISNASSGKMGYEIAKCFLQYPVDVIYIHGNTLERYANVPGAKQNLEVETTMQLRDTVLSQMLDDTLLVMAAAPADFRPIMMAEHKIKKERTSEGSKGLLLELEENPDVLKQVDEYIKENQINNSIRVGFAAETNDLEKHAREKLVRKGLQYIVGNVVGHGKGFGEVESILRIFGPNGLVKEIGPLPKEELAKSLVQFLVTV
- a CDS encoding phosphopantothenoylcysteine decarboxylase; translation: MKEIIIAVSGSIASYKACDLVRGLTKNGYPVRVIMTANATKFVGKITFEALTSKPVRIDEFDTGMAHIEIKNISSVFAVVPASANIIGKMANGIADDLVTSTYLACTSPVLVAPSMNPGMYLHPAVQRNLKTLEADGVHIVSPDKGIVVCGDEGYGKLATVETIMEQIIELHKKNS
- a CDS encoding hemolysin family protein, which encodes MEIIGIFLIFLLVFVNGFFVAAEFAMVSIRPSRLEELVKENRAMSHITKKAVSKIDDMLSVCQVGITIASLLLGWIGEALFASVVSGFLHMFQIELDLVTIHSISIGVSFTLITLLHVILGELVPKTLAIQNTEAIALGVSAPMWLFYYLFFPVTFVMNRLAGGILTLFRLQRTGDKYVHSAEELMIIIEEQRKQGRIDNAEMQLIQKTFDFSEHTAKDVMTHRLSIIGIPQESTIDKLLPLIAEHSFSRYPVYNQTLDKIVGIVHVQKFLKWQAAHLSAKGKKEKITVIMEKDFVKVPESMSIERVMTKLREKKQHMAIVIDEYGGVSGLLTLEDIIEEFFGEIRDETDTDEVDVTSKNKKTKTITLDGETELSSLTDILEGEEPSDMEEVRTIAGYFMEKNEDMPKEGSIVQIKKGSLKVKKMEGNKIISILFTPKLEEDHDSEMERELSYEDR
- a CDS encoding tol-pal system YbgF family protein, with the protein product MKSRLSLSIFFSFIILISHTTIYAQNQRNHGWIVSGAQGKLLIQGKEQLTIRDDFRFKSPESLTTNQEIDFYLMLGEYYLRKKDKVGIANILYDLRTKKGEYSFADFLLTSLWKHSQGDEVQAIKTLDTYIQKEPNTYFRNLAKNMRTNLFQTGEDEKKTMVRMDCQKTKPYYSLCRVFRLQYYIDLPTGKDKDMHKHFVNIMRVSSPFFEDTNLEWIPLLDRIDEDLPAKLSFLGFVREGIHFQRMIMDLERITDGAYNENSIERLAFFQILSGDYNGAEESFQNFLKSARGKKTSILNRIYVKLGALAYFQKDYKKSLDYYIKLDLNNWSPDIHHPFLNEPMSLAEVKDLISVSLYKVNGAESALKALQKIKDPEKLTEADIWPKLRISQMLMDQNPELSSRMTDEIIYMAQEKKWRRLEYAATILQGYNQIYRKEYRKSTIELTKSRGILDEENAFYAAEFLRNFGFIFAHTASGKKSPVNGNIKDGLGDYLLNHPYEDLYYIRNYRPLAFSTDLFFEYALSHLRDDNDVWGLFDTLFKYNSVKTQRNTKGSPHSLFQIPYVNQQFKFLSGFSTARESKFFDSTYAESRETENLIQRKNEEENTRSLESVKLPTIFLLPYKDEFYVFTFNPKDFKRNQLNWKMVRTQRPDASDIIDVVRELVSANKDHDKIQIYLNDSGLGLFRSLKKEMKEQSFVFFFSLYPNTDTQKPLNLYSWKCPTNMRSLDGKGITLVDTAYFEGSRILKDKERLHLWDFPTNANVSNLGPVLSWSCRSETGSTEEISLLKLYRRIDYRTVPKMIVYTERVLGKSWNDPGLHQEWLHFWFRSGTKKIGYLPTLPVLDQISLQSLTEQTAYKEDGVWIYSTAQ